From the Rhodanobacter soli genome, one window contains:
- a CDS encoding bile acid:sodium symporter family protein — MSLRRVRPDNFTLALLATVALASLLPCRGGAAQVFDGITDAAIALLFFLHGAKLPRTAIVQGLTHWRLHLTVFAGTFALFPLLGLALQPVGHALLTPELYLGVLFVCTLPSTVQSSIAFTSIAGGNVSAAVVSASMSNLIGIALTPLLVGLLLASHGGGASWQGVLDIMLQLLLPFALGHVARRWIGGFVDRHKPLLGYTDQGTILLVVYTAFSAAVVDGLWRDTPISALLSTLAMCALLLALVMPTLTWAARRLGFSREDEITIVFCGSKKSMASGIPMAKILFAGQLGGLGALVLPLMIFHQLQLMVCAVVARRYATRGDHAVAEDDREAD, encoded by the coding sequence ATGTCGCTGCGCCGCGTTCGTCCGGACAACTTCACCCTCGCCCTGCTCGCCACCGTGGCGCTGGCCTCGCTGCTGCCATGCCGCGGCGGGGCCGCCCAGGTGTTCGACGGGATCACCGACGCGGCGATCGCGCTGCTGTTCTTCCTGCACGGCGCCAAGCTGCCGCGCACGGCGATCGTGCAGGGGCTGACCCACTGGCGGCTGCACCTGACCGTGTTCGCCGGCACCTTCGCGCTGTTCCCGCTGCTCGGGCTGGCGCTGCAGCCGGTCGGCCATGCGCTGCTGACACCCGAGCTCTACCTCGGCGTGCTGTTCGTGTGCACGCTGCCGTCCACGGTGCAATCGTCGATCGCGTTCACCTCGATCGCCGGCGGCAACGTGTCGGCCGCCGTGGTCAGCGCCTCGATGTCGAACCTCATCGGCATCGCGCTGACCCCGCTGCTGGTCGGCCTGCTCCTGGCCAGCCACGGCGGCGGCGCTTCATGGCAGGGCGTGCTGGACATCATGCTGCAGCTGCTGCTGCCATTCGCGCTTGGCCACGTGGCGCGGCGCTGGATCGGCGGTTTCGTCGACCGCCACAAGCCGCTGCTCGGCTACACCGACCAGGGCACGATCCTGCTGGTGGTGTACACCGCGTTCAGCGCCGCGGTAGTCGACGGCCTGTGGCGCGACACGCCGATCTCCGCGCTGCTGTCCACCCTGGCGATGTGCGCGCTGCTGCTGGCGCTGGTGATGCCGACGCTGACCTGGGCCGCGCGCCGGCTCGGCTTTTCGCGCGAGGACGAGATCACGATTGTCTTCTGCGGCTCCAAGAAGAGCATGGCCAGCGGCATCCCGATGGCGAAGATCCTGTTCGCCGGCCAGCTCGGCGGTCTCGGCGCGCTGGTGCTGCCGCTGATGATCTTCCACCAATTGCAGTTGATGGTATGCGCGGTGGTGGCGCGCCGGTACGCGACGCGTGGCGACCACGCCGTCGCCGAGGACGACCGCGAGGCGGACTGA
- a CDS encoding DedA family protein, with protein sequence MDLLQQLITIFAENGYVAVFIALMICGAGLPLPEDITLVAGGVIAGLGYANVHAMVALAMFGVLLGDSAIFLLGHHYGARILQWRFVARVLTPERYLKVQEKFDQYGNRMLFFARFLPGMRTTVYLTAGTTHRVSFLRFLLIDTLAALISVPFWVYLGFFGADNHEWLVKWLHRGQSSLWVLVGVLLLTVLVLWWKHRRRTRCGLD encoded by the coding sequence ATGGATCTGCTGCAGCAACTGATCACGATCTTTGCCGAGAACGGCTACGTCGCCGTGTTCATCGCGCTGATGATCTGCGGCGCCGGCCTGCCCTTGCCGGAAGACATCACCCTGGTCGCCGGCGGCGTGATCGCGGGACTCGGCTACGCCAACGTGCACGCGATGGTCGCGCTGGCGATGTTCGGCGTGCTGCTGGGCGACTCGGCCATCTTCCTGCTCGGCCACCACTACGGCGCGCGCATCCTGCAGTGGCGTTTCGTGGCGCGCGTGCTGACCCCGGAACGCTACCTCAAGGTGCAGGAAAAATTCGACCAGTACGGCAACCGCATGCTGTTCTTCGCGCGTTTCCTGCCCGGCATGCGAACCACCGTCTACCTCACCGCCGGCACCACCCATCGGGTGTCGTTCCTGCGTTTCCTGCTGATCGACACGCTGGCGGCGCTGATCAGCGTGCCGTTCTGGGTCTACCTGGGCTTCTTCGGCGCCGACAACCACGAATGGCTGGTGAAATGGCTCCATCGCGGCCAGAGCAGCCTGTGGGTGCTGGTGGGGGTCCTGTTGCTGACCGTGCTGGTGCTGTGGTGGAAACACCGGCGGCGCACACGTTGCGGGCTGGATTGA